Genomic window (Chengkuizengella sediminis):
TGAATTGCTTGAACGATTTAAACGAGCAGATAAGTCACGTCATACAGAAGGATCTGGGTTAGGGCTTGCTATCGCCCAATCCATTGTTGATTTGCATGGAGGTATACTCAAGATAGAGTTAGATGGGGATTTATTTAAAGTAACAGTTCAAATTGCAACTTCTTAAAAATAGGTACTAAAAAAAATTAGTACTTACCTATAAAACCTACTGATGATAACATGAACCTAAATTAAATTTGTTTGGTTTATGTAATGATTGAAGGATTTGAGCAAATGATTACGTCTAAATGAATAGTTACGTAACAACAAATCTATTTAATTGAACCCAGTAGGTGAATATATATGAAAAATATTTTAATCTTATCAGAAGGTTTTGGCACTGGGCACACTCAAACTGCCAACGCTATTGCACAAGGTTTAAATCTAAATGATTCCAATTTACAGTGTCAAGTATTAGAACTTGGAAAATCACTTCATCCCTTTCTAGCACCTGTCATTTTAAAACTTTATAAAAAGGCAGTTTTTAGTCACCCTAAATTATATGGGTGGTTATATCAATCTCAAAATGAAGGTGTTACTAAACCAATTTCTCAGTTAGCAGTACACAAAATTTTTTATGCTCAGACTTATAAATTCATTCAGCAATATAAACCAGATGTGATTATTTGCACACACCCTTTCCCTAATATGGTTATTTCTAGACTTAAACGAAGGGGGTTGAACATTCCCTTAATTACAGTCATTACAGATTATAATCTTCATCAAGCTTGGCTAACGAATGAATGCGATATTTATTTTATATCTAATTTTGAAATGAAGTTAAAAATGATTCAAAATGGAGTACCAGCACATAAAATAAAAGTTTCTGGTATTCCTATAGATCCTAATTTTTTGGTAAAGCATAACAAAAAAACGATTCGTGATCAATTTGATTTGAAGGAGATGCCAACTATTCTTGTTATGGGTGGTGGTTGGGGGGTACTCAATTATGAGGAGTTATTAACCCAACTTTTATCATGGAAAGAAAAAATACAGATTGTTATCTGTCTAGGAAACAATAAAGAAGCATTTACTCAATTATCAACAAACCCTTTGTTCCAACATCCAAATATTAAAATACAAGGATATACGAAATACATTAATAAATTGATGGATGTTTCCGATCTTTTGATTACCAAACCAGGTGGAATCACTTCCACAGAAGCAATTGCAAAAAAGTTACCAATGTTATTTTTAAATCCAATTCCTGGTCAAGAGGAAGAAAACTGCAAGTTTTTTGTGAAATATCAATTAGGAGAGAAAATTGACACTTTTAATCAACTAAATCAACGATTGAATCAATTGATAAAAAAAGATGAGAATCGGGTTGAGTTTTTACCAGCAAAATATAATTACCATCCTGAAAAATGTATGGATGAGATCTTTCAATCTGTCTATAAAAAAGTGATATAGAATGTTTTTTCATTATTTAGTTGTATTAAGTGCAGGGTAAATAAAAATGAGCTCGTCTATTATTATACAGATAAGATCAAATTAAATAAGCTTTATAACTAAGTAAAAAGGAGTTTTTCCAATGTTAGTTAAAAAGTTATTAATATGGACAGAAGTAATTACTTTAAGTGTCACGTTATCCATTATAACTTTTGTAGTTTCATCAAGTTGATTTTTAATACACTTTAACAATTTATTAATACTAAGTAAGAGGTTCACCAATCAGTGAAGTTTTTTTGGAATTATTGTGCGATATGTTATTAAACTGAAAGATTCATTTACTTGACGATATTGGCTTAAAAAGGACGATTATCAATGAAAAAAAGATTTAGAGATATAAAATATTACTTTATTCGATTGTTTCGATTAAAAGGCGGGGCTAAACAAATTTCTCTTGGATTTTCATTAGGATTTATTCCATGTTGGTTTCCTACGTTTGGAATCGGTCCTATATTATCTATTGCTATAGCAAAAATATTTAAGGCAAATATGGTTGCAACGCTCATAGCAGCATCATTAGGATCTTTTATTTGGCCATTATTATTTATCGGGAATTATCAAATAGGAGAATTGCTATTTTTTCGTTTAGAGCATATGAATGCCTTAACGATGACATATGATTTTATGATAGGAGCAGTAATTAACAGTATTTTAAGCAGTATTATATTGTATTTTGTATTATATTATATTTTCAAGAGATACCGTATTCCGATTTTGAAAAAAATGAAGAGTAAGAAAAAAATCATCTTAAATAAAAAACTTGAACATAAAGGCTCTAAATC
Coding sequences:
- a CDS encoding MGDG synthase family glycosyltransferase codes for the protein MKNILILSEGFGTGHTQTANAIAQGLNLNDSNLQCQVLELGKSLHPFLAPVILKLYKKAVFSHPKLYGWLYQSQNEGVTKPISQLAVHKIFYAQTYKFIQQYKPDVIICTHPFPNMVISRLKRRGLNIPLITVITDYNLHQAWLTNECDIYFISNFEMKLKMIQNGVPAHKIKVSGIPIDPNFLVKHNKKTIRDQFDLKEMPTILVMGGGWGVLNYEELLTQLLSWKEKIQIVICLGNNKEAFTQLSTNPLFQHPNIKIQGYTKYINKLMDVSDLLITKPGGITSTEAIAKKLPMLFLNPIPGQEEENCKFFVKYQLGEKIDTFNQLNQRLNQLIKKDENRVEFLPAKYNYHPEKCMDEIFQSVYKKVI
- a CDS encoding DUF2062 domain-containing protein, with product MKKRFRDIKYYFIRLFRLKGGAKQISLGFSLGFIPCWFPTFGIGPILSIAIAKIFKANMVATLIAASLGSFIWPLLFIGNYQIGELLFFRLEHMNALTMTYDFMIGAVINSILSSIILYFVLYYIFKRYRIPILKKMKSKKKIILNKKLEHKGSKSYHS